A genome region from Streptomyces xanthophaeus includes the following:
- a CDS encoding DNA-directed RNA polymerase subunit beta', with protein sequence MLDVNFFDELRIGLATADDIRTWSHGEVKKPETINYRTLKPEKDGLFCEKIFGPTRDWECYCGKYKRVRFKGIICERCGVEVTRAKVRRERMGHIELAAPVTHIWYFKGVPSRLGYLLDLAPKDLEKVIYFAAYMITFVDDERRTRDLPSLEAHVSVERQQIENRRDADLEGRAKKLETDLGELEAEGAKADVRRKVREGAEREMKQLRDRAQREIDRLDEVWARFKNLKVQDLEGDELLYRELRDRFGTYFDGCMGAAALQKRLESFDLEEEAERLREIIRTGKGQKKTRALKRLKVVSAFLQTSNKPKGMVLDCVPVIPPDLRPMVQLDGGRFATSDLNDLYRRVINRNNRLKRLLDLGAPEIIVNNEKRMLQEAVDALFDNGRRGRPVTGPGNRPLKSLSDMLKGKQGRFRQNLLGKRVDYSARSVIVVGPQLKLHQCGLPKAMALELFKPFVMKRLVDLNHAQNIKSAKRMVERGRTVVYDVLEEVIAEHPVLLNRAPTLHRLGIQAFEPQLVEGKAIQIHPLVCTAFNADFDGDQMAVHLPLSAEAQAEARILMLSSNNILKPADGRPVTMPTQDMVLGLFFLTTDGELRDTKGEGRAFGSTAEATMAFDNGELALQSSVDIRFPVGTIPPRGWVPPVAEEGEQEFQPGDSFRLRTTLGRALFNELLPEDYPFVDYSVGKKQLSEIVNDLAERYPKVIVAATLDNLKAAGFHWATRSGVTVAISDVVVPEAKKAIVAGYEAMDEKVQKQYERGLITKDERTQELIAIWTKATNEVAEAMNANFPKTNPIFMMVDSGARGNMMQMRQIAGMRGLVSNAKNETIPRPIKASFREGLTVLEYFISTHGARKGLADTALRTADSGYLTRRLVDVSQDVIIREEDCGTERGLKLKIAVRGEDGVLRKADDVETSIYARMLAEDVVIDGKVIAPANVDLGDVLIDALVANGVEEVKTRSVLTCESAVGTCAFCYGRSLATGKLVDIGEAVGIIAAQSIGEPGTQLTMRTFHTGGVAGDDITQGLPRVVELFEARTPKGVAPISEAAGRVRIEETEKTKKIVITPDDGSDETAFPISKRAKVIVHEGDHVEVGQKLTMGATNPHDVLRILGQRAVQVHLVGEVQKVYNSQGVSIHDKHIEIIIRQMLRRVTIIESGDAELLPGELVERSKFETENRRVVTEGGHPASGRPQLMGITKASLATESWLSAASFQETTRVLTDAAINAKSDSLIGLKENVIIGKLIPAGTGLARYRNIRVEPTEEAKAAMYSAVGYDDIDYSPFGSGSGQAVPLEDYDYGPYNG encoded by the coding sequence GTGCTCGACGTCAACTTCTTCGACGAGCTGCGGATCGGCCTTGCCACCGCGGACGACATCCGAACCTGGTCGCACGGCGAGGTCAAGAAGCCGGAGACCATCAACTACCGCACCCTCAAGCCCGAGAAGGACGGACTCTTCTGCGAGAAGATCTTCGGTCCTACCCGGGACTGGGAGTGCTACTGCGGCAAGTACAAGCGTGTCCGCTTCAAGGGCATCATCTGTGAGCGTTGTGGCGTCGAGGTCACGCGCGCCAAGGTGCGCCGTGAGCGGATGGGCCACATCGAGCTTGCCGCTCCCGTCACCCACATCTGGTACTTCAAGGGCGTCCCGTCGCGCCTCGGATACCTGCTGGACCTCGCGCCGAAGGACCTCGAAAAGGTCATCTACTTCGCCGCGTACATGATCACGTTCGTCGACGACGAGCGTCGCACCCGCGACCTCCCGTCGCTGGAGGCGCACGTCTCCGTCGAGCGCCAGCAGATCGAGAACCGCCGTGACGCGGACCTCGAAGGCCGGGCCAAGAAGCTCGAGACCGACCTGGGCGAGCTGGAGGCCGAGGGCGCGAAGGCCGACGTACGCCGCAAGGTGCGCGAAGGTGCCGAGCGTGAGATGAAGCAGCTCCGTGACCGCGCCCAGCGCGAGATCGACCGCCTCGACGAGGTGTGGGCCCGCTTCAAGAACCTCAAGGTCCAGGACCTGGAGGGCGACGAGCTCCTCTACCGCGAGCTGCGTGACCGCTTCGGCACGTACTTCGACGGCTGCATGGGCGCCGCCGCGCTGCAGAAGCGCCTGGAGTCCTTCGACCTCGAGGAGGAGGCCGAGCGCCTCCGCGAGATCATCCGTACCGGCAAGGGCCAGAAGAAGACCCGTGCGCTCAAGCGCCTCAAGGTCGTCTCCGCGTTCCTGCAGACCAGCAACAAGCCCAAGGGCATGGTTCTGGACTGCGTGCCGGTGATCCCGCCGGACCTGCGTCCGATGGTGCAGCTGGACGGTGGCCGCTTCGCGACCTCCGACCTGAACGACCTGTACCGCCGCGTGATCAACCGCAACAACCGTCTGAAGCGTCTCCTCGACCTCGGTGCCCCCGAGATCATCGTGAACAACGAGAAGCGCATGCTTCAGGAGGCCGTGGACGCCCTCTTCGACAACGGTCGTCGTGGTCGTCCGGTGACCGGTCCCGGCAACCGTCCCCTGAAGTCCCTCAGCGACATGCTGAAGGGCAAGCAGGGTCGATTCCGTCAGAACCTTCTCGGTAAGCGTGTGGACTACTCCGCGCGTTCCGTGATCGTCGTCGGTCCGCAGCTGAAGCTGCACCAGTGCGGTCTGCCCAAGGCCATGGCGCTGGAGCTCTTCAAGCCGTTCGTGATGAAGCGCCTGGTCGACCTGAACCACGCGCAGAACATCAAGAGCGCCAAGCGGATGGTCGAGCGCGGCCGCACGGTCGTCTACGACGTCCTCGAAGAGGTCATCGCCGAGCACCCGGTCCTGCTGAACCGTGCGCCCACGCTGCACCGCCTCGGCATCCAGGCCTTCGAGCCCCAGCTGGTCGAAGGCAAGGCCATCCAGATCCACCCGCTCGTCTGCACCGCGTTCAACGCGGACTTCGACGGTGACCAGATGGCCGTGCACCTGCCGCTCTCCGCGGAGGCGCAGGCCGAGGCCCGCATCCTGATGCTGTCCTCGAACAACATCCTCAAGCCGGCCGACGGCCGTCCGGTCACGATGCCGACCCAGGACATGGTCCTCGGTCTGTTCTTCCTGACCACCGACGGTGAGCTCCGTGACACCAAGGGCGAGGGCCGCGCGTTCGGCTCCACGGCCGAGGCGACCATGGCGTTCGACAACGGCGAGCTCGCGCTGCAGTCGTCCGTCGACATCCGCTTCCCGGTGGGCACCATCCCGCCGCGTGGCTGGGTGCCGCCGGTCGCCGAAGAGGGCGAGCAGGAGTTCCAGCCGGGCGACAGCTTCCGTCTGCGCACCACCCTGGGCCGCGCGCTCTTCAACGAGCTGCTGCCCGAGGACTACCCGTTCGTCGACTACTCGGTGGGCAAGAAGCAGCTCTCCGAGATCGTCAACGACCTGGCGGAGCGCTACCCCAAGGTCATCGTGGCGGCGACGCTCGACAACCTGAAGGCGGCCGGCTTCCACTGGGCGACCCGTTCGGGCGTCACCGTGGCCATCTCCGACGTCGTCGTGCCCGAGGCCAAGAAGGCCATCGTCGCGGGCTACGAGGCGATGGACGAGAAGGTCCAGAAGCAGTACGAGCGCGGTCTGATCACCAAGGACGAGCGCACGCAGGAGCTCATCGCGATCTGGACCAAGGCGACCAACGAGGTTGCCGAGGCGATGAACGCGAACTTCCCCAAGACGAACCCCATCTTCATGATGGTTGACTCGGGTGCCCGAGGAAACATGATGCAGATGCGACAGATCGCCGGTATGCGTGGTCTGGTGTCGAACGCGAAGAACGAGACCATCCCGCGTCCGATCAAGGCGTCCTTCCGTGAGGGCCTCACCGTTCTGGAGTACTTCATCTCCACGCACGGTGCCCGTAAGGGTCTGGCGGACACCGCCCTGCGTACCGCCGACTCGGGTTACCTGACCCGTCGTCTGGTGGACGTCTCGCAGGACGTGATCATCCGCGAGGAGGACTGTGGCACCGAGCGCGGTCTGAAGCTGAAGATCGCCGTTCGCGGCGAGGACGGCGTGCTGCGCAAGGCCGACGACGTCGAGACCTCGATCTACGCCCGCATGCTGGCCGAGGACGTCGTCATCGACGGCAAGGTCATCGCGCCGGCCAACGTCGACCTCGGTGACGTGCTCATCGACGCCCTGGTCGCCAACGGCGTCGAGGAGGTCAAGACCCGCTCGGTCCTGACCTGTGAGTCCGCGGTCGGCACCTGTGCCTTCTGCTACGGACGCTCGCTCGCCACCGGCAAGCTGGTCGACATCGGTGAGGCGGTCGGCATCATCGCCGCCCAGTCCATCGGTGAGCCCGGTACCCAGCTGACGATGCGTACCTTCCACACCGGTGGTGTGGCCGGTGACGACATCACGCAGGGTCTGCCGCGTGTCGTCGAGCTCTTCGAGGCCCGTACCCCGAAGGGTGTCGCCCCGATCTCCGAGGCCGCCGGCCGCGTGCGGATCGAGGAGACCGAGAAGACGAAGAAGATCGTCATCACGCCCGACGACGGCAGCGACGAGACGGCGTTCCCGATCTCGAAGCGCGCCAAGGTCATCGTGCACGAGGGCGACCACGTCGAGGTGGGCCAGAAGCTCACCATGGGTGCCACCAACCCGCACGACGTGCTGCGCATCCTCGGCCAGCGTGCCGTCCAGGTCCACCTGGTCGGCGAAGTCCAGAAGGTCTACAACTCGCAGGGCGTGTCGATCCACGACAAGCACATCGAGATCATCATCCGGCAGATGCTGCGCCGCGTGACGATCATCGAGTCCGGCGACGCGGAGCTCCTGCCGGGCGAGCTGGTCGAGCGGTCGAAGTTCGAGACCGAGAACCGTCGTGTGGTCACCGAGGGCGGTCACCCCGCCTCCGGCCGTCCGCAGCTGATGGGTATCACCAAGGCCTCGCTGGCGACGGAATCCTGGCTGTCGGCCGCCTCCTTCCAGGAGACGACCCGAGTCCTGACGGATGCGGCGATCAACGCCAAGTCCGACAGCCTCATCGGCCTCAAGGAGAACGTCATCATCGGTAAGCTCATCCCGGCCGGTACGGGCCTCGCCCGCTACCGCAACATCCGGGTGGAGCCCACCGAGGAAGCCAAGGCAGCGATGTACTCGGCCGTCGGTTACGACGACATCGACTACTCGCCCTTCGGCTCCGGCTCCGGCCAGGCTGTCCCGCTGGAGGACTACGACTACGGCCCGTACAACGGCTGA
- the rpoB gene encoding DNA-directed RNA polymerase subunit beta — MAASRNASTNTNNGASTAPLRISFAKIKEPLEVPNLLALQTESFDWLLGNAAWKSRVESALESGQDVPTKSGLEEIFEEISPIEDFSGSMSLTFRDHRFEPAKNSVDECKERDFTYAAPLFVTAEFTNNETGEIKSQTVFMGDFPLMTNKGTFVINGTERVVVSQLVRSPGVYFDSSIDKTSDKDIFSAKIIPSRGAWLEMEIDKRDMVGVRIDRKRKQSVTVLLKALGWTTEQILEEFGEYESMRATLEKDHTQGQDDALLDIYRKLRPGEPPTREAAQTLLENLYFNPKRYDLAKVGRYKVNKKLGADEPLDAGVLTTDDVIATIKYLVKLHAGETETTGESGRSIVVETDDIDHFGNRRLRNVGELIQNQVRTGLARMERVVRERMTTQDVEAITPQTLINIRPVVASIKEFFGTSQLSQFMDQNNPLSGLTHKRRLSALGPGGLSRERAGFEVRDVHPSHYGRMCPIETPEGPNIGLIGSLASYGRVNAFGFVETPYRKVIDGVVTDEVDYLTADEEDRFVIAQANAGLSEDMRFTENRVLVRRRGGEIDYIAGDDVDYMDVSPRQMVSVATAMIPFLEHDDANRALMGANMMRQAVPLIKAEAPLVGTGMEYRCAVDAGDSIRAEKDGVVQEVSADYITVANDDGTYTTYRVAKFSRSNQGTSVNQKVIVNEGDRIIESQVLADGPATEEGEMALGKNLLVAFMPWEGHNYEDAIILSQRLVQDDVLSSIHIEEHEVDARDTKLGPEEITRDIPNVSEEVLADLDERGIIRIGADVVAGDILVGKVTPKGETELTPEERLLRAIFGEKAREVRDTSLKVPHGEIGKVIGVRVFDREEGDELPPGVNQLVRVYVAQKRKITDGDKLAGRHGNKGVISKILPIEDMPFLEDGTPVDIILNPLGVPSRMNPGQVLEIHLGWLASRGWDVSGLGEEWAERLKVIGADRVEPGTNVATPVFDGAREDELAGLFEHTIPNRDGDRLVLPSGKARLFDGRSGEPFPDPISIGYMYILKLHHLVDDKLHARSTGPYSMITQQPLGGKAQFGGQRFGEMEVWALEAYGAAYALQELLTIKSDDVTGRVKVYEAIVKGENIPEPGIPESFKVLIKEMQSLCLNVEVLSSDGMSIEMRDTDEDVFRAAEELGIDLSRREPSSVEEV, encoded by the coding sequence TTGGCCGCCTCGCGCAACGCCTCGACCAATACGAACAACGGTGCCAGCACCGCCCCGCTGCGCATCTCCTTTGCAAAGATCAAGGAGCCCCTCGAGGTTCCGAACCTCCTGGCGCTGCAGACCGAGAGCTTTGACTGGCTTCTCGGCAATGCCGCCTGGAAGTCTCGCGTCGAGTCGGCGCTTGAGAGTGGACAGGACGTCCCCACCAAGTCCGGTCTGGAAGAGATCTTCGAGGAGATCTCGCCGATCGAGGACTTCTCCGGGTCGATGTCGCTGACCTTCCGCGACCACCGTTTCGAGCCGGCGAAGAACTCTGTCGACGAGTGCAAGGAGCGCGACTTCACGTACGCGGCTCCGCTGTTCGTCACTGCCGAGTTCACGAACAACGAGACCGGAGAGATCAAGTCTCAGACGGTCTTCATGGGCGACTTCCCGCTCATGACCAACAAGGGCACCTTCGTCATCAACGGCACCGAGCGTGTCGTCGTGTCGCAGCTTGTCCGCTCCCCTGGTGTCTACTTCGACTCCTCCATCGACAAGACGTCCGACAAGGACATCTTCTCCGCCAAGATCATCCCGTCCCGGGGTGCCTGGCTGGAGATGGAGATCGACAAGCGCGACATGGTCGGTGTCCGCATCGACCGCAAGCGCAAGCAGTCCGTCACCGTTCTCCTGAAGGCTCTCGGCTGGACCACCGAGCAGATCCTCGAGGAGTTCGGCGAGTACGAGTCCATGCGCGCCACCCTGGAGAAGGACCACACCCAGGGTCAGGACGACGCGCTGCTCGACATCTACCGCAAGCTGCGTCCGGGCGAACCGCCGACCCGCGAGGCTGCTCAGACGCTGCTCGAGAACCTCTACTTCAACCCGAAGCGCTACGACCTCGCCAAGGTCGGCCGCTACAAGGTGAACAAGAAGCTCGGCGCCGACGAGCCGCTCGACGCCGGTGTGCTCACCACCGACGACGTCATCGCGACGATCAAGTACCTGGTCAAGCTGCACGCCGGCGAGACCGAGACGACCGGCGAGTCCGGCCGTTCGATCGTGGTCGAGACCGATGACATCGACCACTTCGGCAACCGTCGTCTGCGCAACGTCGGCGAGCTCATCCAGAACCAGGTCCGCACGGGTCTGGCTCGTATGGAGCGCGTCGTCCGCGAGCGCATGACCACGCAGGACGTCGAGGCCATCACGCCGCAGACCCTGATCAACATCCGGCCGGTCGTCGCCTCCATCAAGGAGTTCTTCGGCACCAGCCAGCTGTCGCAGTTCATGGACCAGAACAACCCGCTCTCGGGCCTGACCCACAAGCGCCGCCTGTCGGCGCTGGGCCCCGGCGGTCTGTCCCGTGAGCGGGCCGGCTTCGAGGTCCGTGACGTTCACCCGTCGCACTACGGCCGCATGTGCCCGATCGAGACCCCTGAAGGCCCGAACATCGGTCTGATCGGCTCGCTCGCGTCCTACGGTCGCGTCAACGCGTTCGGTTTCGTCGAGACCCCGTACCGCAAGGTCATCGACGGTGTCGTCACCGACGAGGTCGACTACCTGACGGCCGACGAGGAAGACCGCTTCGTCATCGCCCAGGCCAACGCCGGCCTGTCCGAGGACATGCGCTTCACCGAGAACCGCGTGCTGGTGCGCCGTCGTGGCGGCGAGATCGACTACATCGCCGGCGACGACGTCGACTACATGGACGTCTCCCCGCGCCAGATGGTGTCCGTCGCGACCGCGATGATCCCCTTCCTGGAGCACGACGACGCCAACCGTGCCCTCATGGGCGCGAACATGATGCGCCAGGCCGTTCCGCTCATCAAGGCGGAGGCCCCGCTGGTGGGCACCGGCATGGAGTACCGCTGTGCGGTCGACGCCGGTGACTCGATCCGTGCGGAGAAGGACGGTGTCGTCCAGGAGGTCTCGGCCGACTACATCACCGTCGCCAACGACGACGGCACGTACACCACGTACCGCGTCGCCAAGTTCTCCCGCTCGAACCAGGGCACCTCGGTCAACCAGAAGGTCATCGTCAACGAGGGTGACCGGATCATCGAGTCCCAGGTCCTCGCCGACGGTCCCGCGACCGAAGAGGGCGAAATGGCCCTCGGCAAGAACCTGCTCGTCGCGTTCATGCCCTGGGAAGGTCACAACTACGAGGACGCGATCATCCTGTCGCAGCGCCTCGTGCAGGACGACGTCCTCTCCTCGATCCACATCGAGGAGCACGAGGTCGACGCCCGTGACACCAAGCTGGGCCCCGAGGAGATCACCCGGGACATCCCGAACGTCTCCGAGGAGGTCCTCGCCGACCTCGACGAGCGCGGCATCATCCGCATCGGTGCGGACGTCGTCGCCGGCGACATCCTGGTCGGCAAGGTCACGCCCAAGGGTGAGACCGAGCTGACCCCGGAGGAGCGCCTGCTCCGCGCGATCTTCGGTGAGAAGGCCCGCGAGGTGCGTGACACCTCGCTCAAGGTCCCTCACGGTGAGATCGGCAAGGTCATCGGTGTCCGCGTCTTCGACCGCGAGGAGGGCGACGAGCTTCCTCCGGGCGTGAACCAGCTGGTCCGCGTCTACGTCGCCCAGAAGCGCAAGATCACCGACGGTGACAAGCTCGCCGGCCGCCACGGCAACAAGGGTGTCATCTCCAAGATCCTTCCGATCGAGGACATGCCCTTCCTTGAGGACGGCACGCCGGTCGACATCATCCTGAACCCGCTGGGTGTCCCGTCCCGAATGAACCCGGGACAGGTCCTGGAGATCCACCTCGGCTGGCTCGCCAGCCGCGGCTGGGACGTCTCCGGGCTCGGCGAGGAGTGGGCCGAGCGTCTGAAGGTCATCGGGGCCGACCGTGTCGAGCCCGGTACCAACGTCGCCACCCCCGTGTTCGACGGTGCCCGCGAGGATGAGCTCGCCGGCCTCTTCGAGCACACCATCCCGAACCGCGACGGTGACCGCCTGGTCCTCCCGTCCGGTAAGGCGCGCCTGTTCGACGGCCGCTCCGGCGAGCCGTTCCCGGACCCGATCTCGATCGGGTACATGTACATCCTCAAGCTCCACCACCTGGTCGACGACAAGCTCCACGCTCGGTCGACCGGTCCGTACTCGATGATCACGCAGCAGCCGCTGGGTGGTAAGGCGCAGTTCGGTGGCCAGCGCTTCGGTGAGATGGAGGTGTGGGCGCTCGAGGCTTATGGCGCCGCTTACGCCCTCCAGGAGCTGCTGACCATCAAGTCCGACGACGTCACCGGCCGCGTGAAGGTCTACGAGGCCATCGTCAAGGGCGAGAACATCCCCGAGCCGGGCATTCCCGAGTCCTTCAAGGTGCTCATCAAGGAAATGCAGTCGCTCTGCCTCAACGTGGAGGTGCTGTCCTCGGACGGCATGTCCATCGAGATGCGCGACACCGACGAGGACGTCTTCCGCGCGGCGGAGGAGCTCGGTATCGACCTGTCCCGGCGTGAGCCGAGCAGCGTCGAAGAGGTCTGA
- the rplL gene encoding 50S ribosomal protein L7/L12, which produces MAKLSQDDLLAQFEEMTLIELSEFVKAFEEKFDVTAAAAVAVAPAGVSGDAGAPAEEQDEFDVILTGAGDKKIQVIKVVRELTSLGLKEAKDLVDGAPKPVLEKVAKEAADKAAEALKAAGAAVEVK; this is translated from the coding sequence ATGGCGAAGCTCTCTCAGGACGACCTCCTCGCCCAGTTCGAGGAGATGACCCTCATCGAGCTCTCCGAGTTCGTGAAGGCCTTCGAGGAGAAGTTCGACGTCACCGCCGCCGCGGCCGTCGCCGTTGCCCCCGCCGGTGTCTCCGGCGACGCCGGCGCCCCGGCCGAGGAGCAGGACGAGTTCGACGTCATCCTCACCGGTGCCGGCGACAAGAAGATCCAGGTCATCAAGGTCGTGCGTGAGCTGACCTCCCTGGGTCTGAAGGAGGCCAAGGACCTCGTCGACGGCGCTCCGAAGCCGGTCCTCGAGAAGGTCGCCAAGGAGGCCGCTGACAAGGCCGCCGAGGCCCTCAAGGCTGCCGGCGCGGCTGTCGAGGTCAAGTAA
- the rplJ gene encoding 50S ribosomal protein L10, with translation MPTPNKAASVAELKDAFQSSNAAVLTEYRGLTVAQLKTLRRSLGENAQYAVVKNTLTKIAANQAGITALDEHFAGPTAVAFITGDPVESAKSLRDFAKENPNLIIKAGVLDGKALTADEIKKLADLESREVLLSKLAGAFKGKQSQAASLFQALPSKFVRTAEALRVKLAEQGGAE, from the coding sequence ATGCCGACGCCCAACAAGGCTGCATCGGTAGCCGAGCTCAAGGACGCGTTCCAGAGCTCGAACGCCGCCGTGCTGACCGAGTACCGGGGTCTCACCGTCGCGCAGCTCAAGACGCTGCGTCGCTCCCTCGGTGAGAACGCCCAGTACGCCGTGGTGAAGAACACGCTGACCAAGATTGCGGCCAACCAGGCCGGGATCACCGCGCTGGACGAGCACTTCGCTGGTCCGACCGCGGTCGCCTTCATCACCGGTGACCCGGTGGAGTCGGCGAAGAGCCTGCGTGACTTCGCCAAGGAGAACCCGAACCTCATCATCAAGGCGGGTGTCCTTGATGGTAAGGCGCTCACCGCCGATGAGATCAAGAAGCTTGCGGACCTCGAGTCCCGCGAGGTTCTGCTCAGCAAGCTGGCCGGCGCGTTCAAGGGCAAGCAGTCTCAGGCTGCCTCGCTCTTCCAGGCGCTGCCGTCGAAGTTCGTCCGCACCGCGGAAGCGCTTCGCGTCAAGCTCGCCGAGCAGGGCGGTGCCGAGTAA
- the rplA gene encoding 50S ribosomal protein L1 has product MKRSKTLRAADAKVDREKLYAPLEAVRLAKETSTTKFDGTVEVAFRLGVDPRKADQMVRGTVNLPHGTGKTARVLVFATGDRAAAAEAAGADIVGDDELINEIAKGNRLNEFDAVVATPDLMGKVGRLGRVLGPRGLMPNPKTGTVTMDVAKAVTEIKGGKIEFRVDKHSNLHFIIGKVSFSDDKLVENYGAALDEILRLKPSAAKGRYIKKAALSTTMGPGIQLDPNRTRNLLVEEDPAAV; this is encoded by the coding sequence GTGAAGCGCAGCAAGACTCTCCGCGCTGCGGACGCCAAGGTCGACCGGGAGAAGCTGTACGCCCCGCTCGAGGCCGTCCGTCTCGCCAAGGAGACCTCCACGACCAAGTTCGACGGCACCGTCGAGGTCGCCTTCCGCCTGGGTGTCGACCCGCGCAAGGCCGACCAGATGGTCCGCGGCACCGTGAACCTCCCGCACGGCACCGGCAAGACCGCCCGGGTCCTGGTCTTCGCGACCGGTGACCGTGCTGCGGCCGCGGAAGCCGCCGGCGCCGACATTGTCGGCGACGACGAGCTCATCAACGAGATCGCCAAGGGCAACCGCCTGAACGAGTTCGACGCCGTTGTGGCCACCCCGGACCTCATGGGCAAGGTCGGCCGCCTCGGCCGCGTGCTCGGTCCCCGTGGCCTGATGCCGAACCCGAAGACCGGCACCGTCACGATGGACGTCGCGAAGGCTGTCACCGAGATCAAGGGTGGCAAGATCGAGTTCCGCGTCGACAAGCACTCGAACCTGCACTTCATCATCGGCAAGGTCTCCTTCTCCGATGACAAGCTGGTCGAGAACTACGGCGCGGCCCTGGACGAGATCCTTCGTCTGAAGCCGTCCGCCGCGAAGGGCCGCTACATCAAGAAGGCCGCCCTCAGCACCACCATGGGCCCCGGCATCCAGCTGGACCCGAACCGCACCCGGAACCTCCTCGTCGAGGAAGACCCGGCTGCTGTCTGA
- the rplK gene encoding 50S ribosomal protein L11, giving the protein MPPKKKKVTGLIKLQIKAGAANPAPPVGPALGQHGVNIMEFCKAYNAATESQRGMVVPVEITVYDDRSFTFITKTPPAARLILKHAGIEKGSGEPHKTKVAKLTAAQVKEIAELKMPDLNANDIDAAVKIIAGTARSMGVTVEG; this is encoded by the coding sequence ATGCCTCCCAAGAAGAAGAAGGTCACGGGGCTTATCAAGCTCCAGATCAAGGCCGGTGCGGCCAACCCGGCTCCGCCGGTCGGCCCCGCGCTCGGTCAGCACGGCGTCAACATCATGGAGTTCTGCAAGGCCTACAACGCCGCGACCGAGTCGCAGCGTGGCATGGTCGTGCCGGTGGAGATCACGGTCTACGACGACCGCTCCTTCACCTTCATCACCAAGACTCCGCCGGCCGCGCGCCTCATCCTGAAGCACGCGGGCATCGAGAAGGGCTCCGGCGAGCCCCACAAGACCAAGGTCGCCAAGCTCACGGCTGCCCAGGTCAAGGAGATCGCCGAGCTGAAGATGCCCGACCTGAACGCCAACGACATCGACGCCGCCGTCAAGATCATTGCCGGCACCGCGCGTTCGATGGGCGTCACCGTCGAAGGCTGA
- the nusG gene encoding transcription termination/antitermination protein NusG — translation MSDPNLNASHDSVESVEDALDIVEAADAVEPDEAELADVEAGVAAEEAAMHVESDEDEDEDDAEVDAEVEVDAEIEEAADDAEADEEEAEEAAPVEPAEPVDPIQALREELRLLPGEWYVIHTYAGYEKRVKANLEQRAVSLNVEEFIYQAEVPEEEIVQIKNGERKNVRQNKLPGYVLVRMDLTNESWGVVRNTPGVTGFVGNAYDPYPLTLDEIVKMLAPEAQEKAAKAAAEEAGLPAPAVKRTIEVLDFEVGDSVTVTDGPFATLQATINEINPDSKKVKGLVEIFGRETPVELSFDQIQKN, via the coding sequence GTGTCTGACCCGAACCTGAACGCGAGCCACGACTCCGTCGAGTCCGTCGAGGACGCGCTCGACATCGTCGAGGCGGCGGACGCTGTGGAGCCCGACGAGGCCGAGCTCGCCGACGTCGAGGCGGGTGTCGCCGCCGAAGAGGCCGCGATGCACGTCGAGTCCGACGAGGACGAGGACGAGGACGACGCCGAGGTTGACGCCGAGGTCGAGGTCGACGCCGAGATCGAAGAGGCTGCTGACGACGCCGAGGCCGACGAGGAAGAGGCCGAAGAGGCCGCTCCGGTCGAGCCCGCCGAGCCCGTCGACCCCATCCAGGCCCTGCGCGAGGAGCTGCGCCTGCTCCCCGGCGAGTGGTACGTGATCCACACCTACGCCGGCTACGAGAAGCGCGTGAAGGCCAACCTGGAGCAGCGCGCCGTCTCGCTGAACGTCGAGGAGTTCATCTACCAGGCCGAGGTGCCCGAGGAAGAGATCGTCCAGATCAAGAACGGCGAGCGCAAGAACGTCCGGCAGAACAAGCTGCCCGGTTACGTTCTCGTCCGCATGGATCTGACGAACGAGTCCTGGGGTGTCGTCCGCAACACGCCTGGTGTCACCGGCTTCGTCGGCAACGCGTACGACCCGTACCCGCTGACCCTGGACGAGATCGTCAAGATGCTCGCCCCGGAGGCGCAGGAGAAGGCCGCCAAGGCCGCCGCGGAAGAGGCCGGTCTGCCCGCGCCCGCCGTCAAGCGCACCATCGAGGTCCTGGACTTCGAGGTCGGCGACTCGGTCACCGTCACCGACGGCCCGTTCGCGACGCTGCAGGCGACCATCAACGAGATCAACCCCGACTCGAAGAAGGTCAAGGGCCTCGTCGAGATCTTCGGCCGCGAGACCCCGGTCGAGCTCAGCTTCGACCAGATCCAGAAGAACTGA
- the secE gene encoding preprotein translocase subunit SecE produces MTDALGSIDMPDAEDETREKKARKGGKRGKKGPLGRLALFYRQIVAELRKVVWPTRNQLTTYTTVVIVFVIIMIGLVTVIDFGFEKAIKFVFG; encoded by the coding sequence GTGACGGACGCCCTGGGCTCCATCGACATGCCTGACGCCGAGGACGAGACGCGCGAGAAGAAGGCCCGCAAGGGCGGCAAGCGCGGCAAGAAGGGCCCTCTGGGCCGGCTCGCGCTTTTCTACCGCCAGATTGTCGCGGAACTCCGCAAGGTTGTTTGGCCGACTCGCAACCAGCTCACGACGTACACCACCGTGGTGATTGTCTTCGTGATCATCATGATCGGTCTGGTAACCGTGATTGACTTTGGGTTTGAAAAAGCCATCAAGTTCGTCTTCGGCTGA